Genomic DNA from Spirochaetota bacterium:
GATGTGTTTTTCGTCGAGATGGATGATATGCTGAACGCCTGGTGCTCAGCAATGACCTTTGTTATATCGAAAAACGTCGCTTTCTGGCTTTCGGTAAGCGCACCGCCGTTGCCCCCGGCAGAACCGATGACCGGGCCGCCGCTGGAAGAGAATGCGTCATCAGCGCCCTTTAACAGCGCCTCTATTTCATCTTGTGACAGTGATCCATCGCTCATACTATTCATCCTCCTTGAAGATCTCTTCGAGGGTTATCTTGTTCTCGCCTTCGAGGTAACCCGTTATCTGCACTGCGGTGTGCGTTCCGACGGCACCCGGGCGGCAGTAGAACTTACGACGGTCCCCGACCTTCAGAACGAGGTTGTCGGTGATCTTCGTATTCGTTAACTTTATCGTGTCGCCTTTTTTTAAGTTTAGTATTTCTTCCGTGGATACATCGACGCCGCCGAGCTCGGCCGTGGCGGGGACGGTGATATCAAGGAGCTTGTCCTTGAGCGTATTGAGGTTCTCCGCCGTATTCCCGCGGCGTATCGATGCATACCAGTACTGCGCCGAAAGCTTGCCGATGATGGGTTCGATGGTGATGTAGGGTATGCAGAAGTTCATCATACCCTCGACGTCGGACACCTTTGTCTCAAGGGTGATGAGCACCACCATGTCGTTGGGGTGCACCATCTGTGCGAACTGCGGGTTCGTCTCTATCGAGCCCAGTCGCGGTCGGAGGTCGATCACCTGTGCCCACGATTCACGGAGATTGCCGAGTATGCGGACGATGATGCCCTCGATGACGGAGAGCTCGATGTCGGTGAGTTCGCGGCTTATGTTCTTCGGTGCCTCGCCGGGGCCGCCGAACAGCCGGTCGATGATGGTAAAGGTTATCGAGGGGTCTATCTCGAGTATGGCCGATCCCTTGAGCGGGTCCATGTTGATGATGGCGAGCGTCGACGGGTTCGACACCGAGCGTATGAATTCTTCGTACGTGAGCTGATCGACGGACGCCACGTGCACTCCCACGAGCGCGCGGAGCTGTGCGGAGAGCGATGTCGTCGTAACGCGGGCAAAGTTCTCATGCATCATCTGGAGCGTACGGAGCTGGTCTTTCGAGAATTTGTCGGGGCGCTTGAAGTCATACATCTTGACCTTGCGCTTCTCGACCTCGACGCTCTTCGCATCGACCGACTCGACGCTTTCACCCGCAGATATCGCGTTTAAGAGCGCGTCTATCTCGGTCTGTGATAGTACTTCGGTCACTCTCGTCCGTCCTTATTTCCCCGTCAGTTGAGGAGGAAATCGTCGAATAGTACGTCGCTTACTTCGCCGTGCCTGACCTTTTTATTGATCTCGTTC
This window encodes:
- the fliM gene encoding flagellar motor switch protein FliM; the encoded protein is MTEVLSQTEIDALLNAISAGESVESVDAKSVEVEKRKVKMYDFKRPDKFSKDQLRTLQMMHENFARVTTTSLSAQLRALVGVHVASVDQLTYEEFIRSVSNPSTLAIINMDPLKGSAILEIDPSITFTIIDRLFGGPGEAPKNISRELTDIELSVIEGIIVRILGNLRESWAQVIDLRPRLGSIETNPQFAQMVHPNDMVVLITLETKVSDVEGMMNFCIPYITIEPIIGKLSAQYWYASIRRGNTAENLNTLKDKLLDITVPATAELGGVDVSTEEILNLKKGDTIKLTNTKITDNLVLKVGDRRKFYCRPGAVGTHTAVQITGYLEGENKITLEEIFKEDE